The genomic segment GGTGACTTTCCAAAAGCAACAGAAGCCTTCGACGCGCTCACGGAAGAACGGCCATTCACAGTCGCTGACCACTGCCCTTATCAGCCGGAACTGCTGTTCAACACGTTGACTTTTTGCCCCGGCGACACCCTGCTGATTGGCGGCACAGCCTACACCCAACCCGGAACGGTGGTTGACACGATTCGACCCATTTTTGACTGCGACACGATTGTTACTTACACGCTGGAATTTGTCACTCCGCCTCAGCCTTCCAACCTGAACATCCTCTGCCCCTCCGATATCACCGTTGAAGTTCCTGCGGGCGTGGCTTCTGCCGTCGTGACGTACAACAATCCAACGGCCTTGTCTGACTGTCTTTGCGGCGATGTGGCCGTGAATATGACGCAGGGTTTGCCCAGCGGTGCAAATTTCCCGGCAGGCGTGACGCAGGTGTGTCATCGAGCATCCGATGATTGCGGCGAATCCCTTTCTTGTTGCTTCACGGTAAGGGTGGAACAAAAGCCGGCTGACAACGAGGCTTGCGATGTCAAAAACACGCCTTGCCTGAAATTTGAAATTCTCGGCATTTTCCAAAATCCGGCGAAACAAAAAACCTATCGGATGCGGGTAACGAACAACTGCTCCAACCCGTTGACCTACACGGCTTTCCAATTGCCCAACGGCCTTGTGGCCGATGCCCCCGCGAACGGCAGCGTGTTCGCCGCCCCCAGTGGCCGCACTTATGAGGTGCGCAACCCGAACGCCTCGCCTTCCCATTCCATTCGCTTTAAAACTATCGGAAACGGCATCGCCAACGGCCTGTCCGACGTGTTCGAATACACCCTGCCGCCGCAGGCCGACCCGACTTTCATCCACGTCGTGGCGCGGTTGGAGCCGCAGGTTTTTTACGAAGCCCATTTGAATGTGTTTGACTGCCCGGTGCAGCAAGCAAGCAACAAATCTGCTGACGAGCGCAGCGCGACGGAAGGACGAGTGAGGCAACTCTTGTTATTCCCAAATCCCGCAGCAGACCTGCTACACATAGATTTGTCCGCTTGGTCAGGGCAGCAAGTGCGCTTGCAGGTGTTCGATGCCATGGGCCGTTTGGCGCTTGAAAAAATGGCGAACAGTGGTGGGGAAATTTTCCAATTGGATATATCCGGCATTGGCTCAAACGGCTTTTACAGCATCGCCATCATTGCCGAAAGCGGCGAGCGACAAATGGGGAAATTTGTGCGGGCAGCGTTTTGAGTTATTGGCCGTGTGTCTCAGAAGTTTGAATTTCGACAGGACTGACAAGATTTACAGGATTTTTCTACAAGTGTTACTTGCGTAACCTTGCGCCCGCCCGCTTGCTCTGACTTTTGTGGAAAAATTTTTCACAACGGTCACTCTCTCACCTATGTATCAACAACCCAACAATCGCCTCAAAAACCAAACCTGCATCGTCACCGGCGCGAACAGCGGCATCGGTCGTGCAGTCGCCATGTCCATGGCCCGCGACGGCGCCAACGTGGTGGTCAACTACGTTTTCGGCGACGAAGCCGCGCAGCAGGTCGTGGATGAAATCGCCCAGATGGGCGGCACGGCCATCGCCTACAAAGCCGACGTCAGCAAGGAAGACCAAGTAATGGCCATGTTTCAAGAAACCATCGCCACCTTCGGCACGGTGGATATTTTGGTCAAAAACGCCGGCTTGCAACGCGACGCGGCTTTCCACAACATGAGCCTGAAAGACTGGCAATTCGTGCTCGACGTGAACCTCACGGGCCAATTCCTCTGCGCCCGCGAAGCCATCCGCGAGTTCCTGCGGCGCGGCCCGCGCCCCGACGTGTCGGTGGCTTTGGGCAAAATTATTTGCATGAGTTCTGTTCACGAGGTGATTCCGTGGGGCGGCCATGTGAATTACGCGGCTTCGAAAGGCGGCGTGATGCTGATGATGAAATCGCTCGCGCAGGAGTACGGCCCGATGAAAATCCGCATCAACTCGGTGGGCCCCGGCGCCATCAAAACGCCCATCAACCGCCCGGCGTGGGAAACGCCCGAAGCCGAGGCAAAACTGCTCGAACTCATTCCTTACCAGCGCGTTGGAGAGACTTCCGACATCGGCGCGGCAGCCGTTTGGCTGGCTTCCGACGAGTCGGACTACATTCACGGCACCACG from the Saprospiraceae bacterium genome contains:
- a CDS encoding SDR family oxidoreductase, with the translated sequence MYQQPNNRLKNQTCIVTGANSGIGRAVAMSMARDGANVVVNYVFGDEAAQQVVDEIAQMGGTAIAYKADVSKEDQVMAMFQETIATFGTVDILVKNAGLQRDAAFHNMSLKDWQFVLDVNLTGQFLCAREAIREFLRRGPRPDVSVALGKIICMSSVHEVIPWGGHVNYAASKGGVMLMMKSLAQEYGPMKIRINSVGPGAIKTPINRPAWETPEAEAKLLELIPYQRVGETSDIGAAAVWLASDESDYIHGTTIFVDGGMTLYPGFTENG